One genomic region from Sulfuriflexus mobilis encodes:
- a CDS encoding LemA family protein yields MDISLIVFLVIIVAVVLYIVAIFNRLVTLKNRYKNAFAQIEVQLKRRYDLIPNLIETAKGYLKHERETLEAVISARNLAAKGLADAAADPGNADAMKSLMGAEGALTGALGKLNVVMEAYPDLKANQNMMQLSEELISTENKVGFARQAFNDQVMAYNTYKQSFPPNMLAATFGHAADATLLEFEDSKDIQAAPKVSF; encoded by the coding sequence ATGGATATTTCGCTCATCGTTTTTCTGGTCATCATTGTTGCTGTTGTGCTCTATATTGTTGCGATCTTCAACCGCCTGGTGACCTTGAAGAACCGCTACAAGAATGCCTTTGCGCAGATTGAAGTGCAGCTAAAGCGCCGTTATGACCTGATTCCGAATCTTATCGAGACCGCCAAGGGTTATCTCAAACATGAGCGCGAGACACTCGAGGCTGTCATCTCCGCGCGTAACCTGGCGGCCAAGGGCCTGGCTGACGCCGCCGCCGATCCGGGCAATGCCGATGCGATGAAATCCCTTATGGGTGCCGAAGGTGCATTAACGGGTGCCCTGGGTAAACTCAATGTCGTGATGGAGGCCTATCCAGACCTGAAGGCCAACCAGAATATGATGCAGCTTAGTGAAGAGTTGATCTCAACAGAAAACAAGGTTGGCTTTGCCCGGCAGGCCTTTAATGATCAGGTCATGGCCTATAACACCTATAAACAAAGTTTCCCACCGAACATGTTGGCGGCCACCTTTGGTCATGCAGCAGATGCCACCTTGCTGGAATTTGAAGACAGCAAGGATATTCAGGCGGCGCCTAAAGTCTCTTTTTGA
- the fabA gene encoding bifunctional 3-hydroxydecanoyl-ACP dehydratase/trans-2-decenoyl-ACP isomerase, producing the protein MRFSNKEIIEMSKGGFFGEGNAQLPSSLMLMIDEIENITTEGGRHNKGQLDASLKILPDHWFFGCHFQGDPVMPGCLGLDALWQLLGVFLGWSGLKGKGRALGVGKVKFSGQIYPDAGSIQYQLHIKRIFKRPMPLGVADGVVIHQDRIIYEASDLKVGLIDGSLE; encoded by the coding sequence ATGCGGTTCTCAAATAAAGAAATTATCGAAATGTCAAAAGGCGGCTTTTTTGGCGAAGGTAATGCCCAGCTACCGAGTTCCTTAATGCTAATGATTGATGAGATTGAAAATATTACCACTGAAGGCGGGCGGCACAATAAAGGTCAATTGGATGCGAGCCTGAAAATACTTCCGGATCATTGGTTTTTCGGGTGCCACTTCCAGGGAGACCCGGTAATGCCCGGTTGTTTGGGGTTGGATGCATTGTGGCAGCTTCTAGGCGTTTTCTTGGGTTGGTCTGGGCTAAAGGGTAAAGGAAGAGCGTTGGGGGTGGGGAAAGTAAAGTTTAGTGGACAAATATACCCGGATGCCGGTTCTATCCAATATCAGCTGCATATCAAGCGCATATTCAAAAGACCAATGCCATTGGGCGTAGCAGATGGTGTCGTCATACACCAGGATCGCATAATATATGAAGCCAGCGACCTCAAGGTGGGGCTAATTGATGGATCGCTGGAATAG